The Streptomyces sp. DH-12 genome has a window encoding:
- a CDS encoding S41 family peptidase, producing MTQPASVASGTYLRFPHLHGELVAFTAEDDVWLAPLDGGRAWRVSADHVPVNHPRISPDGATVAWTSTRDGAPEVHVAPVDGGPARRLTHWGSPRTQVRGWTADGRVLALSAYGQASLRRTWARAVPLDGGPADTLPYGPVGDVAEGPHTVLLSATMGREAASWKRYRGGTAGKLWIDREGDGEFVRLHEDLDGNIEYPLWAGTGVPPLERGRERGRIAFLSDHEGTGALYSSLADGSDLRRHTPLEGFYARHAATDGSRVVYSSAGELWILDDLDTAEPRRLDVRLGGQRVDLRPFPVNAARWFGSASPDHTARGSAVCVRGTVHWVTHRSGPARALAATPGVRARRPRAFRADGEEWVVWVTDAEGDDALEFAPATGPAPGATPRRLAAGRLGRVVELAMAPDGSRAAIASHDGRVLLVERETGEVREVDRSEDGDVSGLVFSPDSAWLAWSHPGPRPLSQIKLAHTTDLSVTEATPLRFQDYAPAFTLDGKHLAFLSTRSFDPVYDEHVFDLAFVEGVRPYLITLAATTPSPFGPQRHGRPFETPDRDETPDSEGTPTTRIDLDGLADRIVPFPVEASRYSGLRAAKDGVLWLRHPVRGVLGASRATPDGPDPRTDLERYDLAQQRIEHLAVDADHFEVSGDGKRVLLWTDGRLKVVPSDRRASGDDDSDSNITVDLGRVRQFVDPATEWRQMFDENGRIMRDNFWRPDMSGVDWDAVLDRYRPVLDRLATHDDLVDLLWEVHGELGTSHAYVTPRGGFGGGPRQGLLGADLSRHEDGSWRVDRVLPAETSDPEARSPLAAPGVAVRPGDAIVAVAGQPVDPVTGPAPLLVGTAGKPVELTVSPAGGGEPRHAVVVPLADEEPLRYHAWVAGRRAYVLERSGGRLGYIHVPDMQAPGWAQIHRDLRVEVLREGLIVDVRENRGGHTSQLVVEKLARRIVGWDLPRGMRAESYPRDAPRGPVVAVADEFSGSDGDIVNAAIRALGIGPVVGTRTWGGVIGIDSRYRLVDGTLVTQPKYAFWLEGHGWDVENHGVDPDVEVVQRPQDHAAGRDVQLDEAVRLALEALEATPAKAPPELP from the coding sequence GTGACACAGCCCGCATCGGTCGCATCCGGCACGTACCTCCGATTTCCGCACCTGCACGGCGAGTTGGTCGCCTTCACCGCCGAGGACGACGTGTGGCTCGCCCCGCTCGACGGCGGCCGCGCCTGGCGGGTCAGCGCGGACCACGTGCCGGTGAACCACCCACGGATCTCCCCGGACGGCGCCACCGTCGCCTGGACCTCCACCCGCGACGGCGCCCCCGAGGTGCACGTCGCCCCCGTCGACGGCGGCCCCGCCCGGCGGCTCACCCACTGGGGCAGCCCGAGGACCCAGGTCCGCGGCTGGACCGCGGACGGCCGCGTCCTCGCGCTGAGCGCCTACGGCCAGGCGAGCCTGCGCCGCACCTGGGCGCGCGCCGTGCCGCTCGACGGCGGCCCCGCCGACACCCTCCCGTACGGGCCGGTCGGCGACGTCGCCGAAGGCCCGCACACCGTGCTGCTGTCCGCCACGATGGGCCGCGAGGCGGCCAGCTGGAAGCGCTACCGGGGCGGCACCGCGGGCAAGCTGTGGATCGACCGCGAGGGCGACGGCGAGTTCGTCCGGCTGCACGAGGACCTCGACGGGAACATCGAGTACCCGCTGTGGGCGGGGACGGGGGTCCCCCCGCTCGAGCGCGGCCGGGAGCGGGGGAGGATCGCGTTCCTCTCCGACCACGAGGGCACCGGAGCGCTGTACTCCTCCCTCGCCGACGGCTCCGACCTGCGCCGGCACACCCCCCTGGAGGGCTTCTACGCCCGTCACGCGGCGACCGACGGCAGCCGGGTCGTCTACTCCAGCGCCGGCGAGCTGTGGATCCTCGACGACCTCGACACGGCCGAGCCGCGCCGCCTCGACGTACGGCTCGGCGGGCAGCGCGTCGACCTCCGGCCGTTCCCGGTGAACGCGGCCCGCTGGTTCGGCTCCGCGTCACCCGACCACACCGCGCGCGGCAGCGCCGTCTGCGTGCGCGGCACCGTCCACTGGGTCACCCACCGCTCCGGCCCCGCCCGCGCGCTCGCCGCCACTCCGGGCGTCCGGGCCCGCCGTCCGCGCGCCTTCCGCGCGGACGGCGAGGAATGGGTGGTGTGGGTGACGGACGCCGAGGGCGACGACGCCCTGGAGTTCGCCCCCGCCACCGGACCGGCCCCCGGCGCCACCCCGCGCCGCCTGGCCGCCGGACGGCTCGGCCGGGTCGTGGAACTGGCGATGGCGCCCGACGGCAGCCGCGCCGCGATCGCCTCCCACGACGGCCGTGTCCTCCTCGTCGAGCGGGAGACCGGCGAGGTCCGCGAGGTCGACCGCAGCGAGGACGGCGACGTCTCCGGGCTGGTCTTCTCGCCCGACTCCGCCTGGCTCGCCTGGTCCCACCCCGGTCCGCGCCCGCTCAGCCAGATCAAGCTCGCCCACACCACCGACCTGTCGGTCACCGAGGCGACCCCGCTGCGCTTCCAGGACTACGCGCCCGCCTTCACCCTCGACGGCAAGCACCTCGCGTTCCTGTCCACCCGCTCCTTCGACCCGGTCTACGACGAGCACGTCTTCGACCTGGCCTTCGTCGAGGGCGTACGGCCGTACCTGATCACGCTCGCGGCGACCACCCCGTCGCCGTTCGGGCCGCAGCGGCACGGCCGGCCCTTCGAGACCCCCGACCGGGACGAGACCCCCGACAGCGAGGGCACCCCCACCACGCGCATCGACCTCGACGGGCTCGCCGACCGCATCGTGCCGTTCCCGGTCGAGGCCTCCCGCTACAGCGGCCTGCGCGCCGCCAAGGACGGCGTGCTGTGGCTGCGCCACCCGGTGCGCGGCGTGCTCGGCGCGTCCCGGGCCACGCCCGACGGCCCGGACCCCAGGACCGACCTGGAGCGCTACGACCTCGCCCAGCAGCGGATCGAGCACCTCGCCGTCGACGCCGACCACTTCGAGGTCAGCGGCGACGGCAAGAGGGTGCTGCTGTGGACCGACGGACGCCTGAAGGTCGTGCCCAGCGACCGGCGTGCCTCCGGCGACGACGACAGCGACAGCAACATCACCGTCGACCTCGGCCGGGTGCGGCAGTTCGTCGACCCGGCCACCGAGTGGCGGCAGATGTTCGACGAGAACGGCCGCATCATGCGGGACAACTTCTGGCGTCCCGACATGAGCGGCGTCGACTGGGACGCGGTGCTGGACCGCTACCGTCCCGTGCTCGACCGGCTGGCCACCCACGACGACCTGGTGGACCTGCTGTGGGAGGTGCACGGCGAACTCGGCACCTCGCACGCCTACGTCACCCCGCGCGGCGGCTTCGGCGGCGGTCCCCGGCAGGGACTGCTCGGCGCGGACCTCTCCCGGCACGAGGACGGAAGCTGGCGGGTGGACCGCGTCCTGCCCGCCGAGACCTCCGACCCGGAGGCCCGCTCACCGCTCGCCGCGCCCGGCGTCGCCGTCCGGCCCGGCGACGCGATCGTCGCCGTCGCCGGACAGCCGGTCGACCCGGTGACCGGCCCCGCGCCGCTGCTGGTGGGGACGGCCGGCAAGCCCGTCGAGCTGACCGTGTCACCGGCCGGCGGGGGAGAGCCGCGGCACGCGGTCGTCGTGCCGCTCGCCGACGAGGAGCCGCTGCGCTACCACGCCTGGGTCGCCGGCCGGCGGGCGTACGTGCTGGAGAGGTCCGGCGGCCGGCTCGGCTACATCCACGTCCCCGACATGCAGGCGCCCGGGTGGGCGCAGATCCACCGCGACCTGCGGGTGGAGGTGCTGCGCGAGGGACTGATCGTGGACGTGCGGGAGAACCGGGGCGGCCACACCTCGCAACTCGTGGTGGAGAAGCTGGCCCGGCGGATCGTCGGCTGGGACCTGCCGCGCGGGATGCGCGCGGAGAGCTACCCGCGCGACGCGCCCCGGGGGCCCGTCGTCGCCGTCGCCGACGAGTTCTCCGGCTCCGACGGGGACATCGTCAACGCGGCGATCCGGGCGCTCGGCATCGGGCCGGTGGTCGGCACCCGCACGTGGGGCGGCGTCATCGGCATCGACAGCCGCTACCGGCTGGTCGACGGCACGCTGGTCACCCAGCCCAAGTACGCCTTCTGGCTGGAGGGGCACGGCTGGGACGTGGAGAACCACGGCGTCGACCCGGACGTCGAGGTCGTCCAGCGCCCGCAGGACCACGCCGCCGGGCGGGACGTCCAGCTCGACGAGGCGGTGCGGCTGGCGCTGGAGGCGCTGGAGGCGACCCCCGCGAAGGCGCCGCCGGAGCTGCCGTGA
- a CDS encoding histidine triad nucleotide-binding protein: MAGEPQDDCLFCKIVAGSIPATIVRETDTTVAFRDINPQAPTHVLVIPKAHHRDAAALAAAAPEIAADVLRETQAVADEEKLESYRIVFNTGSGAGQTVWHAHAHVLGGRGLEWPPG; encoded by the coding sequence ATGGCAGGGGAACCTCAGGACGACTGTCTGTTCTGCAAGATCGTCGCGGGCAGCATTCCGGCGACGATCGTGCGGGAGACGGACACGACCGTCGCGTTCCGCGACATCAACCCCCAGGCGCCCACCCACGTCCTGGTGATCCCGAAGGCGCACCACCGGGACGCCGCGGCCCTCGCCGCCGCGGCGCCCGAGATCGCGGCGGACGTCCTGCGCGAGACGCAGGCCGTGGCGGACGAGGAGAAGCTGGAGAGCTACCGTATCGTGTTCAACACGGGCAGCGGCGCCGGCCAGACCGTGTGGCACGCGCACGCCCACGTCCTGGGCGGCCGCGGTCTCGAGTGGCCCCCCGGATAG
- a CDS encoding ribonuclease Z has translation MSVRELVVLGTASQVPTRHRNHNGYLLRWDGEGFLFDPGEGTQRQMLRAGVAAHDVNRICVTHFHGDHSLGLAGVIQRINLDKVPHPVSAHYPRSGQRFFDRLRYATAYRETVALLEAPVDTDGPLVRTPGYTLEARRLSHPVEAYGYRLVEPDGRRMLPDRLAAHGIQGPDVGRLQREGSLDGVALEDVSEVRRGQRFAFVMDTRLCDGVYALAEGCDMLVIESTFLDEDEEMAVEFGHLTAGQAARVARDAGVRHLVLTHFSQRYSDPEEFERQARAAGYDADLTVARDLQRVPLPKRR, from the coding sequence TTGTCCGTCCGTGAACTGGTGGTGCTCGGCACCGCCAGCCAGGTCCCGACCCGGCACCGCAACCACAACGGCTACCTGCTGCGCTGGGACGGCGAAGGCTTCCTGTTCGACCCCGGCGAGGGCACCCAGCGGCAGATGCTGCGCGCCGGGGTCGCCGCGCACGACGTGAACCGGATCTGCGTCACGCACTTCCACGGCGACCACTCGCTGGGGCTCGCCGGGGTGATCCAGCGGATCAACCTCGACAAGGTGCCGCACCCGGTCAGCGCGCACTACCCGCGCTCCGGGCAGCGGTTCTTCGACCGGCTGCGGTACGCGACCGCCTACCGCGAGACCGTCGCCCTCCTCGAGGCCCCCGTCGACACCGACGGCCCGCTCGTCCGCACCCCCGGCTACACGCTGGAGGCGCGTCGGCTCTCCCACCCCGTCGAGGCGTACGGCTACCGGCTGGTCGAGCCCGACGGCCGCCGCATGCTGCCCGACCGGCTCGCCGCGCACGGCATCCAGGGCCCGGACGTGGGCCGCCTTCAGCGCGAGGGCTCCCTCGACGGGGTCGCCCTGGAGGACGTCAGCGAGGTCCGGCGCGGACAGCGGTTCGCGTTCGTCATGGACACCCGGCTGTGCGACGGGGTGTACGCGCTCGCCGAGGGCTGCGACATGCTGGTGATCGAGTCGACGTTCCTCGACGAGGACGAGGAGATGGCCGTCGAGTTCGGCCACCTGACGGCCGGCCAGGCCGCGCGGGTCGCCCGCGACGCGGGCGTACGGCACTTGGTGCTCACGCACTTCAGCCAGCGGTACTCCGACCCGGAGGAGTTCGAACGCCAGGCCCGCGCGGCGGGCTACGACGCCGACCTGACCGTGGCCCGCGATCTGCAGCGCGTCCCGCTCCCGAAACGCCGCTGA
- a CDS encoding MFS transporter codes for MYAPRTTPWPLVALFTAGYLAPYLLPTTVGRLERGLDLSATQAGAVGSLLLLSSATAGFLLASRVERTGARTLARLGLVLAAVGYGGAALTTAVPAVVAGAVIGGFGSGTATTVAATRIAAEKDPHRASALGLLSVSALAGAVYLTVPHLPGHGLTLAAIALTALAVWPLTSRLPGGTPGPLAAEAAGADGTGASRLPHRRSGMVLAGAMLLWSLAQNALWGVSGRIGVDQAHLSEPTVGVVFAVALGAGLLGVLGAGALGSRLGRALPIGGGTVVIAGCIALSASATGLGSFAAGEIAWNTVYPVVLSYLIGLAASLDARGRWAVLVGSASSLGTAAGPLTGSVLSAQAGFPVMGAVLAVGLLLVAVPMTGVALHTGGRPLLPGAVRRRGGHPAALVAATTGTPSGAVPEVGAPEQPVVEIPLDGTPEPARTAYDTAAATRAPGGR; via the coding sequence GTGTACGCCCCTCGCACCACCCCCTGGCCCCTCGTCGCCCTTTTCACGGCCGGGTACCTCGCCCCGTATCTGCTGCCGACCACCGTCGGCCGGCTGGAACGCGGCCTGGATCTCTCGGCCACCCAGGCGGGGGCCGTCGGCAGTCTGCTGCTGCTCAGCTCGGCCACGGCCGGGTTCCTGCTGGCCTCCCGCGTCGAGCGGACCGGGGCCCGGACCCTCGCCCGGCTGGGCCTCGTCCTCGCCGCCGTCGGCTACGGCGGGGCCGCGCTCACCACCGCCGTCCCGGCCGTCGTCGCCGGGGCCGTGATCGGCGGGTTCGGGTCGGGCACGGCCACCACGGTCGCCGCCACCCGGATCGCCGCGGAGAAGGACCCGCACCGGGCCTCCGCCCTGGGCCTGCTCAGCGTGTCCGCGCTGGCCGGCGCGGTCTATCTGACGGTGCCGCACCTGCCCGGGCACGGACTCACCCTCGCCGCCATCGCCCTCACCGCGCTCGCGGTGTGGCCGCTGACCTCCCGGCTGCCCGGCGGCACGCCCGGCCCGCTCGCGGCGGAGGCGGCGGGGGCCGACGGCACCGGCGCCTCCCGTCTGCCGCACCGACGGTCGGGGATGGTGCTGGCCGGGGCGATGCTGCTGTGGTCCCTGGCGCAGAACGCGCTGTGGGGCGTCAGCGGGCGCATCGGCGTCGATCAGGCGCACCTGTCCGAGCCGACCGTGGGCGTGGTCTTCGCGGTGGCGCTGGGCGCGGGACTGCTGGGCGTGCTGGGCGCGGGCGCGCTCGGCTCACGGCTCGGGCGCGCGCTGCCCATCGGCGGCGGCACGGTCGTCATCGCCGGCTGCATCGCGCTGAGCGCCTCCGCGACCGGGCTGGGGAGCTTCGCCGCGGGCGAGATCGCCTGGAACACGGTCTATCCGGTGGTGCTGTCGTACCTGATCGGGCTGGCCGCCTCGCTGGACGCGCGGGGGCGCTGGGCGGTGCTGGTGGGTTCGGCGTCCTCGCTGGGCACCGCCGCCGGGCCGCTCACCGGGAGTGTGCTGTCCGCGCAGGCCGGCTTCCCGGTGATGGGCGCGGTGCTCGCGGTGGGGCTGCTGCTGGTCGCGGTGCCGATGACCGGGGTCGCGCTGCACACGGGCGGACGGCCGCTGCTGCCGGGAGCGGTGCGGCGGCGGGGTGGCCATCCGGCGGCGCTGGTCGCCGCGACGACGGGCACCCCCTCGGGTGCGGTGCCGGAGGTCGGGGCGCCGGAGCAGCCGGTCGTCGAGATTCCCCTCGACGGCACTCCGGAGCCGGCGCGGACCGCCTACGACACGGCGGCGGCCACGCGGGCGCCGGGCGGGAGGTGA
- a CDS encoding glucarate dehydratase family protein, producing the protein MTASASGLTVTEVRLTPVLVADPPLLNTQGVHQPYTPRLIVEVVTADGITGLGETYGDTKYLDLARPLADRLVGHRVDDLNRLFAEADQVAVDAARVRGQVDAGGLRGVQTADKLRLSVLSALEVASLDALGRSLGLPVHALLGGKVRDAVEYSAYLFYKWAEHPEGVAAEKDDWGAAVDPAGVVEQARRFKERYGFTSFKLKGGVFEPQEEIAAVRALAAAFPGHPLRLDPNGAWSVETSLKVAEELGEVLEYLEDPTLGTSAMAEVAARTEVPLATNMCVTTFAEIKEAFTRDAVQVVLSDHHYWGGLRNTRHLAAICRAFGVGVSMHSNTHLGISLAAMTHVAATVPDLHHACDSHYPWQSEDVLTERLAFEGGTVRVPDAPGLGVELDRDRLAFLHRRWLDDDGALRDRDDEAAMRIADPAWTRPAVPRW; encoded by the coding sequence GTGACCGCATCCGCCTCCGGCCTGACCGTGACCGAGGTCCGTCTCACCCCGGTCCTGGTCGCCGACCCGCCCCTGCTCAACACGCAGGGCGTGCACCAGCCGTACACCCCCCGGCTGATCGTGGAGGTGGTGACCGCCGACGGGATCACCGGGCTCGGCGAGACGTACGGCGACACCAAGTACCTGGACCTGGCCCGCCCGCTCGCCGACCGGCTGGTCGGCCACCGGGTCGACGACCTGAACCGGCTGTTCGCCGAGGCCGACCAGGTCGCCGTCGACGCCGCCCGGGTCCGCGGGCAGGTGGACGCCGGCGGACTGCGCGGCGTGCAGACCGCCGACAAGCTGCGGCTGTCCGTGCTCTCCGCCCTCGAGGTCGCCTCCCTCGACGCCCTCGGCAGGAGCCTCGGTCTGCCCGTGCACGCCCTGCTCGGCGGCAAGGTGCGCGACGCCGTCGAGTACAGCGCGTACCTGTTCTACAAGTGGGCCGAGCACCCGGAGGGCGTGGCGGCGGAGAAGGACGACTGGGGCGCGGCCGTCGACCCGGCGGGCGTGGTCGAACAGGCCCGGCGGTTCAAGGAGCGGTACGGCTTCACGTCGTTCAAGCTCAAGGGCGGCGTCTTCGAGCCGCAGGAGGAGATCGCCGCCGTCCGCGCGCTGGCCGCCGCCTTCCCCGGGCACCCGCTGCGCCTCGACCCCAACGGCGCCTGGTCCGTGGAGACCTCGCTGAAGGTGGCCGAGGAGCTCGGGGAGGTCCTGGAGTACCTGGAGGACCCCACCCTCGGCACGTCCGCGATGGCCGAGGTGGCCGCCCGGACCGAGGTGCCCCTCGCGACCAACATGTGCGTGACCACGTTCGCCGAGATCAAGGAGGCGTTCACCCGGGACGCCGTGCAGGTGGTGCTCTCCGACCACCACTACTGGGGCGGACTGCGCAACACCCGGCACCTCGCGGCGATCTGCCGCGCCTTCGGCGTGGGCGTCTCCATGCACTCCAACACGCACCTCGGCATCAGCCTCGCCGCGATGACGCACGTGGCGGCGACCGTGCCCGACCTGCACCACGCCTGCGACTCCCACTACCCCTGGCAGTCGGAGGACGTCCTCACCGAGCGGCTCGCCTTCGAAGGCGGCACGGTCCGCGTCCCCGACGCGCCGGGCCTCGGCGTCGAACTCGACCGCGACCGGCTGGCGTTCCTGCACCGACGGTGGCTGGACGACGACGGCGCGCTGCGCGACCGCGACGACGAGGCCGCCATGCGCATCGCCGACCCGGCCTGGACCCGGCCCGCCGTGCCCCGCTGGTGA
- a CDS encoding PfkB family carbohydrate kinase, translating into MASTGKRNGRRAGKELVAGPSCPTQIDPLAALRGPDDPPWDVYLTGTVFLDIVFTGLDCAPVRGTESWARGMGSSPGGVANMATALARLGLRTSLAAAFGDDHYGEYCWDALEQGEGIDLSPSRTVPGWHSPVTVSMAYEGERTMVSHGHEPPPEEPAPDCPPRARAAVASLTPGRSAPWVAQAARTGTRIFGDVGWDDTGAWDLAGLPDLRHCEAFLPNAAEAMRYTGTDCPRAAAHALTAYVPVAVVTLGAEGAYAVDRRTGETASVPAIEVEALDPTGAGDVFVAGFVTGSLAGWPLADRLAFGGLTAALSVQEFGGSLSAPGWAEIAAWWHRVQSVEGQDPSALRRYGFLAGLVPEEAVRPWPLRRAVPTIGFRRSA; encoded by the coding sequence ATGGCGTCCACCGGGAAGAGGAACGGCAGGAGAGCCGGGAAGGAATTAGTCGCGGGACCGTCCTGCCCGACCCAGATCGACCCGCTCGCCGCCCTGCGCGGCCCGGACGACCCGCCCTGGGACGTCTACCTGACCGGCACCGTCTTCCTCGACATCGTCTTCACCGGGCTCGACTGCGCCCCCGTGCGCGGCACCGAGTCCTGGGCGCGCGGCATGGGGTCGAGCCCGGGCGGCGTGGCCAACATGGCCACCGCCCTGGCCCGGCTCGGCCTGCGCACCTCCCTCGCGGCGGCCTTCGGCGACGACCACTACGGCGAGTACTGCTGGGACGCGCTGGAGCAGGGCGAGGGCATCGACCTCTCCCCGTCCCGCACGGTTCCCGGCTGGCACTCCCCGGTCACCGTCTCCATGGCGTACGAGGGCGAGCGCACGATGGTCTCCCACGGCCACGAACCGCCCCCCGAGGAGCCCGCGCCCGACTGTCCGCCGCGTGCGCGTGCCGCCGTCGCCTCCCTCACCCCCGGCCGCAGCGCCCCCTGGGTCGCCCAGGCCGCCCGCACGGGCACCCGGATCTTCGGGGACGTCGGCTGGGACGACACCGGGGCCTGGGACCTGGCGGGCCTGCCCGACCTGCGGCACTGCGAGGCGTTCCTGCCGAACGCGGCGGAGGCCATGCGGTACACCGGCACGGACTGCCCGCGCGCCGCCGCCCACGCCCTGACCGCGTACGTGCCGGTGGCGGTGGTCACCCTGGGCGCGGAGGGCGCGTACGCGGTGGACCGGCGTACGGGGGAGACCGCGTCGGTCCCGGCGATCGAGGTGGAGGCGCTGGACCCGACCGGGGCGGGGGACGTGTTCGTCGCCGGGTTCGTCACCGGCTCCCTGGCGGGCTGGCCGCTGGCCGACCGGCTCGCCTTCGGGGGGCTCACGGCCGCGCTGTCCGTGCAGGAGTTCGGCGGCTCGCTGTCCGCGCCGGGATGGGCGGAGATCGCGGCGTGGTGGCACCGGGTGCAGTCCGTCGAGGGGCAGGACCCCTCCGCGCTGCGCCGGTACGGCTTCCTGGCCGGGCTGGTCCCGGAGGAGGCGGTGCGCCCGTGGCCGCTGCGGCGGGCCGTGCCGACGATCGGATTCCGCCGGTCGGCGTGA
- a CDS encoding PhoH family protein has translation MTHTPTAHTPAQGQARVQFTVPAQHPMVTVLGSGDALLRVIEKAFPGADIHVRGNEISAVGDATEVALISRVFDEMMLVLRTGQPMTEDAVERSIAMLKASDSGESDGQETPAQVLTQNILSSRGRTIRPKTLNQKRYVDAIDKHTIVFGIGPAGTGKTYLAMAKAVQALQSKQVNRIILTRPAVEAGERLGFLPGTLYEKIDPYLRPLYDALHDMLDPDSIPRLMAAGTIEVAPLAYMRGRTLNDAFIILDEAQNTSPEQMKMFLTRLGFDSKIVITGDVTQVDLPDGTKSGLRQVQDILEGLEDVHFSRLSSHDVVRHKLVGRIVDAYEKYDSQHGTENGTHKGGRGRSGHKGK, from the coding sequence ATGACTCATACACCCACAGCTCACACCCCCGCGCAGGGGCAGGCGAGAGTGCAGTTCACCGTTCCCGCCCAGCACCCCATGGTGACCGTGCTGGGATCCGGCGACGCCCTCCTGCGTGTGATCGAGAAGGCCTTCCCGGGGGCCGACATCCACGTCCGGGGCAATGAGATCAGCGCGGTCGGCGACGCCACGGAGGTCGCCCTCATTTCGCGCGTGTTCGACGAGATGATGCTGGTGCTCCGCACCGGGCAGCCGATGACGGAGGACGCAGTGGAACGCTCGATCGCCATGCTCAAGGCGAGCGACAGCGGGGAGAGCGACGGCCAGGAGACCCCGGCCCAGGTGCTCACCCAGAACATCCTGTCCTCGCGCGGCCGCACGATCCGCCCCAAGACGCTCAACCAGAAGCGCTACGTGGACGCGATCGACAAGCACACCATCGTCTTCGGCATCGGCCCGGCCGGTACCGGCAAGACCTACCTGGCCATGGCCAAGGCGGTGCAGGCCCTGCAGTCCAAGCAGGTCAACCGCATCATCCTGACCCGGCCCGCGGTCGAGGCGGGCGAGCGGCTGGGCTTCCTGCCGGGCACGCTCTACGAGAAGATCGACCCGTACCTGCGCCCGTTGTACGACGCGCTGCACGACATGCTCGACCCCGACTCGATCCCCCGGCTGATGGCCGCGGGCACCATCGAGGTCGCGCCGCTGGCGTACATGCGCGGCCGCACGCTCAACGACGCCTTCATCATCCTCGACGAGGCCCAGAACACGAGCCCCGAGCAGATGAAGATGTTCCTCACCCGCCTCGGCTTCGACTCGAAGATCGTGATCACGGGTGACGTGACGCAGGTGGACCTGCCCGACGGCACCAAGTCCGGTCTGCGCCAGGTCCAGGACATCCTGGAGGGCCTGGAGGACGTCCACTTCTCCCGGCTGTCGTCGCACGACGTGGTCCGGCACAAGCTGGTGGGCCGT